From the genome of Impatiens glandulifera chromosome 9, dImpGla2.1, whole genome shotgun sequence, one region includes:
- the LOC124914098 gene encoding phragmoplastin DRP1C-like, giving the protein MATMESLIGLVNRIQRACTVLGDHGGEGMSLWEALPTVAVVGGQSSGKSSVLESVVGRDFLPRGSGIVTRRPLVLQLHKTEGGVEYAEFLHAPKRRYTDFAAVRKEIADETDRITGKSKQISNKPIQLSIYSPNVVNLTLIDLPGLTKVAVEGQQESIVQDIENMVRTYVEKPNCIILAISPANQDIATSDAIKLAREVDPTGERTFGVLTKLDLMDKGTNAVDVLEGRSYRLQHPWVGIVNRSQADINKNVDMIDARRKEKEYFETSPEYGHLANKMGSEYLAKLLSQHLEAVIRQRIPSIISLINKTIDELNAELDRIGRPVGADGGAQLYTILEMCRAFDRVFKEHLDGGRPGGDRIYGVFDNQLPAAMKKLPLDRHLSMNNVRKVIMEADGYQPHLIAPEQGYRRLIDGSLGYFKGPAEASVDAVHFVLKELVRKSIAETQELKRFPSLQSDIASASNESLEKFRDESRKTILRLVEMESTYLTVEFFRKIQLEPEKTPNGPNPSGPNQNQNQNPDRFTDNHLRRIGSNVTAYVNMVCESLKNSIPKAIVTCQVLQAKRNLLNRFYAQIGRREKEQLSKMLDEDPALMERRQQIGKRLELYKSARDEIDSVAWK; this is encoded by the exons ATGGCCACTATGGAGAGTTTGATTGGTTTGGTCAACAGAATCCAGCGAGCTTGCACTGTTTTGGGCGATCATGGAGGAGAGGGAATGTCTCTTTGGGAAGCTCTCCCTACTGTTGCCGTCGTTGGAGGACAG AGTTCTGGAAAATCTTCTGTTCTGGAAAGTGTCGTTGGAAGAGATTTTCTTCCTCGTGGATCTG GCATTGTTACTAGAAGACCATTGGTATTGCAACTCCATAAGACAGAAGGTGGAGTTGAATATGCAGAGTTTCTCCATGCACCAAAGAGGCGATATACCGATTTTG CTGCTGTGCGCAAGGAGATTGCGGATGAAACAGACCGCATTACCGGCAAGAGCAAACAAATTTCTAATAAACCAATCCAACTAAGCATTTACTCTCCCAATG TTGTGAACTTAACACTTATAGATCTTCCCGGGCTGACCAAGGTTGCTGTTG AAGGACAGCAAGAAAGTATTGTCCAGGATATTGAGAACATGGTTCGAACTTATGTTGAAAAG cCCAATTGCATTATCCTGGCCATTTCTCCTGCTAATCAAGATATTGCCACTTCTGATGCTATAAAACTTGCAAGAGAAGTTGATCCTACAG GGGAAAGAACATTTGGAGTGCTCACAAAACTTGATCTGATGGATAAAGGAACCAATGCCGTAGAt GTCCTCGAAGGAAGATCTTACAGACTTCAGCATCCTTGGGTCGGAATTGTTAACCGTTCACAAGCCGATATAAATAAGAATGTTGATATGATTGATGCACGAAGAAAGGAGAAAGAGTATTTTGAAACTAGCCCGGAATATGGACATTTGGCAAACAAAATGGGTTCAGAATATTTGGCAAAACTTCTATCCCAG CATCTGGAAGCTGTTATCAGACAGCGTATACCAAGTATTATCTCTTTAATAAATAAGACAATTGATGAGCTTAATGCAGAATTGGATCGTATTGGCAGGCCAGTTGGTGCAGATGGAggg GCCCAGCTGTATACTATTTTGGAAATGTGCCGTGCATTTGATCGAGTGTTTAAGGAACACCTGGACGGAGG TCGACCAGGTGGGGATCGGATCTACGGTGTATTTGACAATCAATTACCAGCAGCAATGAAAAAACTCCCATTGGATCGTCATCTTTCTATGAATAACGTCAGGAAAGTTATTATGGAAGCAGATGGATATCAACCACATCTGATTGCCCCAGAACAAGGTTACAGGAGGCTTATTGATGGATCACTTGGATACTTCAAAGGCCCAGCTGAAGCTTCGGTTGATGCT GTGCACTTTGTTCTAAAAGAGCTTGTGAGGAAGTCCATAGCGGAAACACAA GAGTTGAAACGATTCCCATCACTTCAGTCCGACATAGCATCTGCATCAAACGAATCTTTGGAAAAATTTCGTGATGAAAGCCGTAAAACAATCCTACGGCTGGTAGAGATGGAGTCCACTTATCTAACAGTAGAATTCTTCAGGAAAATTCAACTTGAACCCGAAAAAACTCCAAATGGTCCAAACCCTTCCGGcccaaatcaaaatcaaaatcaaaatcctGACCGCTTTACGGACAACCATTTGAGAAGGATTG GATCAAATGTTACAGCTTATGTAAATATGGTTTGCGAATCATTAAAGAATAGTATCCCCAAGGCCATTGTTACATGTCAAGTTCTACAGGCCAAGAGAAACCTGCTCAATCGATTTTACGCCCAAATTGGGCGTCGGGAG AAGGAGCAGCTTAGTAAGATGTTGGATGAGGATCCAGCATTAATGGAGAGAAGACAACAAATAGGGAAGAGGCTTGAACTGTACAAGTCTGCTAGAGACGAGATAGATTCAGTTGCTTGGAAATAA